A region of Ochotona princeps isolate mOchPri1 chromosome 2, mOchPri1.hap1, whole genome shotgun sequence DNA encodes the following proteins:
- the WNT2B gene encoding protein Wnt-2b isoform X1, translating to MRSVGEGAREWIRECQHQFRHHRWNCTTLDRDHTVFGRVMLRSSREAAFVYAISSAGVVHAITRACSQGELSVCSCDPYTRGRHHDQRGDFDWGGCSDNIHYGVRFAKAFVDAKEKRLKDARALMNLHNNRCGRTAVRRFLKLECKCHGVSGSCTLRTCWRALSDFRRTGDYLRRRYDGAVQVTATQDGANFTAARQGYRRATRTDLVYFDNSPDYCVLDKAAGSLGTAGRVCSKTSKGTDGCEIMCCGRGYDTTRVTRVTQCECKFHWCCAVRCKECRNTVDVHTCKAPKKAEWVDQT from the exons ATGCGCTCGGTGGGCGAAGGTGCCCGGGAATGGATCCGAGAGTGCCAGCACCAGTTCCGCCACCATCGCTGGAACTGCACCACACTGGACCGGGACCACACTGTCTTTGGTCGTGTCATGCTCAGAA GTAGCCGAGAGGCAGCATTTGTATATGCCATCTCATCGGCAGGAGTGGTCCATGCCATCACTCGAGCCTGTAGCCAGGGTGAACTGAGTGTGTGCAGCTGTGACCCCTACACACGTGGCCGACACCACGACCAGCGTGGGGACTTTGACTGGGGTGGCTGCAGTGACAACATCCACTATGGAGTCCGCTTTGCCAAGGCCTTCGTGGATGCCAAGGAGAAGAGGCTTAAGGATGCCCGGGCTCTCATGAATTTACATAATAACCGCTGTGGCCGCACG GCTGTGCGTCGGTTTCTGAAGCTGGAATGCAAGTGCCACGGCGTGAGCGGTTCCTGTACTCTGCGCACCTGCTGGCGTGCACTCTCAGACTTCCGTCGCACGGGGGATTACTTGAGGCGGCGCTATGATGGGGCCGTGCAGGTGACAGCCACCCAGGATGGTGCCAACTTCACAGCTGCCCGGCAAGGCTATCGCCGTGCCACCCGGACTGATCTTGTCTACTTTGACAACTCCCCTGACTACTGTGTCTTGGACAAGGCTGCAG GTTCCCTAGGCACTGCTGGCCGCGTCTGCAGCAAAACATCTAAAGGAACGGATGGTTGCGAAATCATGTGCTGTGGCCGAGGGTACGACACAACTCGAGTCACCCGTGTCACCCAGTGTGAGTGCAAATTCCACTGGTGCTGTGCTGTGCGATGCAAGGAATGCAGAAATACTGTGGACGTCCATACCTGCAAGGCTCCCAAGAAGGCAGAGTGGGTAGACCAGACCTGA
- the WNT2B gene encoding protein Wnt-2b isoform X2 codes for MLKPRGAQEAAHLPPRRARAPAPTLRPVAPDGSPASARLGLACMLLLLALPARVDSSWWYIGALGARVICDNIPGLVSRQRQLCQRYPDIMRSVGEGAREWIRECQHQFRHHRWNCTTLDRDHTVFGRVMLRSSREAAFVYAISSAGVVHAITRACSQGELSVCSCDPYTRGRHHDQRGDFDWGGCSDNIHYGVRFAKAFVDAKEKRLKDARALMNLHNNRCGRTAVRRFLKLECKCHGVSGSCTLRTCWRALSDFRRTGDYLRRRYDGAVQVTATQDGANFTAARQGYRRATRTDLVYFDNSPDYCVLDKAAGSLGTAGRVCSKTSKGTDGCEIMCCGRGYDTTRVTRVTQCECKFHWCCAVRCKECRNTVDVHTCKAPKKAEWVDQT; via the exons ATGCTGAAGCCGAGGGGTGCGCAGGAAGCCGCGCATCTGCCCCCTAGGCGCGCCCGCGCCCCTGCCCCTACACTCAGACCTGTGGCCCCCGACGGCTCGCCGGCTTCCGCCCGCCTAGGTCTTGCctgcatgctgctgctgctggcactgcCAGCCCGCGTCGACTCGTCCTGGTG GTACATCGGGGCTCTAGGCGCTCGAGTGATCTGTGACAATATCCCTGGCCTGGTGAGCCGGCAACGGCAGCTGTGCCAGCGCTATCCAGACATCATGCGCTCGGTGGGCGAAGGTGCCCGGGAATGGATCCGAGAGTGCCAGCACCAGTTCCGCCACCATCGCTGGAACTGCACCACACTGGACCGGGACCACACTGTCTTTGGTCGTGTCATGCTCAGAA GTAGCCGAGAGGCAGCATTTGTATATGCCATCTCATCGGCAGGAGTGGTCCATGCCATCACTCGAGCCTGTAGCCAGGGTGAACTGAGTGTGTGCAGCTGTGACCCCTACACACGTGGCCGACACCACGACCAGCGTGGGGACTTTGACTGGGGTGGCTGCAGTGACAACATCCACTATGGAGTCCGCTTTGCCAAGGCCTTCGTGGATGCCAAGGAGAAGAGGCTTAAGGATGCCCGGGCTCTCATGAATTTACATAATAACCGCTGTGGCCGCACG GCTGTGCGTCGGTTTCTGAAGCTGGAATGCAAGTGCCACGGCGTGAGCGGTTCCTGTACTCTGCGCACCTGCTGGCGTGCACTCTCAGACTTCCGTCGCACGGGGGATTACTTGAGGCGGCGCTATGATGGGGCCGTGCAGGTGACAGCCACCCAGGATGGTGCCAACTTCACAGCTGCCCGGCAAGGCTATCGCCGTGCCACCCGGACTGATCTTGTCTACTTTGACAACTCCCCTGACTACTGTGTCTTGGACAAGGCTGCAG GTTCCCTAGGCACTGCTGGCCGCGTCTGCAGCAAAACATCTAAAGGAACGGATGGTTGCGAAATCATGTGCTGTGGCCGAGGGTACGACACAACTCGAGTCACCCGTGTCACCCAGTGTGAGTGCAAATTCCACTGGTGCTGTGCTGTGCGATGCAAGGAATGCAGAAATACTGTGGACGTCCATACCTGCAAGGCTCCCAAGAAGGCAGAGTGGGTAGACCAGACCTGA